A window of the Microbulbifer aggregans genome harbors these coding sequences:
- a CDS encoding cupin domain-containing protein: MDTALTHLGEMPVEVFLKDYWQKKPLLIRNAFPGFVSPLSGEELAGMALEEAIESRLVLEHGEDGPWELRQGPFTEEDFLALPRSHWTLLVQAVDQWVSEIADLKRRFRFLPEWRLDDVMISYAADGGSVGPHFDYYDVFLLQAEGKRLWHQGPKATDSSPRLEGTPLNILKEFEPENSWLLEPGDMLYLPPQYSHWGIAEGPCTTISVGFRAPSAKHILEDLAAEVALHLPDHLRYTDAGLERADNPAEIDPAAVRRLQEQLRTLLEQPLQIAQWFGAVMTEAKYPDIVAMDAGDAADWREQLLQGATLMLNPASRCAFSREPGTLFVDGEALPVDEGFAVQFCAARTISAQDLDDYPEIARESGLIDTLVAQGTLIYPPEDF, encoded by the coding sequence ATGGATACAGCACTCACCCATCTGGGAGAAATGCCGGTCGAGGTCTTCCTGAAAGACTACTGGCAGAAGAAACCCCTGCTCATTCGCAACGCTTTCCCTGGCTTTGTATCCCCACTCTCCGGAGAGGAGCTGGCGGGTATGGCGCTGGAGGAAGCCATAGAGTCCCGGCTTGTACTGGAGCATGGTGAAGATGGGCCCTGGGAGCTACGCCAGGGGCCTTTTACGGAGGAGGATTTCCTCGCCCTGCCACGATCTCACTGGACCTTGCTGGTACAGGCGGTCGATCAATGGGTGTCGGAGATCGCGGATCTCAAACGCCGCTTCCGCTTTCTTCCGGAGTGGCGACTCGATGATGTGATGATCAGCTACGCAGCGGACGGCGGAAGCGTCGGCCCCCATTTCGATTACTACGACGTCTTCCTGCTGCAGGCCGAAGGCAAAAGACTCTGGCACCAGGGGCCGAAAGCTACCGATTCCAGTCCCAGGCTCGAAGGCACCCCACTGAACATCCTCAAGGAGTTCGAGCCCGAGAACAGCTGGCTCCTTGAGCCCGGCGATATGCTCTACCTGCCGCCACAGTACAGCCACTGGGGTATCGCCGAAGGCCCCTGCACAACGATCTCCGTCGGTTTCCGCGCACCTTCGGCAAAGCATATTCTTGAGGATCTCGCTGCAGAGGTAGCCCTGCATCTCCCCGATCACTTGCGCTATACCGACGCAGGGCTGGAAAGAGCAGACAACCCCGCTGAGATCGATCCCGCCGCGGTGCGGCGCCTGCAAGAGCAGCTGCGAACCTTGCTGGAACAACCGCTGCAGATCGCACAGTGGTTTGGTGCGGTGATGACGGAAGCAAAGTATCCGGACATTGTGGCAATGGATGCGGGTGATGCGGCAGACTGGCGGGAGCAGTTGCTGCAAGGGGCTACGCTGATGCTCAACCCAGCCTCCCGTTGCGCCTTTTCGCGGGAACCCGGTACCCTTTTTGTTGATGGCGAGGCCCTGCCGGTTGATGAAGGTTTCGCCGTGCAGTTCTGTGCGGCACGAACGATCAGCGCCCAGGATCTGGACGATTACCCGGAGATTGCCCGCGAAAGTGGTTTGATCGACACGCTGGTGGCCCAGGGAACCCTGATTTACCCCCCGGAGGATTTCTGA
- the purB gene encoding adenylosuccinate lyase — translation MTVELSALTAVSPIDGRYESKTAPLREVFSEYGLIRARVEVEVRWLQKLSKHPEISEVPAFDGEASQLLDDIVAKFSVEDAARIKEIERTTNHDVKAVEYFLKEKVSANAQLAAVNEFIHFACTSEDINNLSHALMLRAGRDQVLLPAMNQIISEIADLAKKFAEIPMLSRTHGQTASPTTVGKEFANVVARLRRQIKQIHDVELLGKINGAVGNYNAHLSAYPEVDWATNAEEFVTSLGLTWNPYTTQIEPHDYIAELFDAIARFNTILIDFDRDIWGYISLGYFKQKVVAGEVGSSTMPHKVNPIDFENSEGNLGLANAVFQHLASKLPVSRWQRDLTDSTVLRNMGVGAGYAVIAYAATLKGLGKLEINLDRLAEDLDNAWEVLAEPIQTVMRRYNIEEPYEKLKALTRGQGITQETLKTFIDGLEIPDDAKKDLYALTPASYIGNAVEQAKRI, via the coding sequence ATGACAGTCGAGTTATCCGCCCTGACCGCGGTTTCACCCATTGATGGCCGTTACGAGAGCAAGACCGCTCCGCTGCGCGAGGTTTTCAGCGAATACGGCCTGATCCGCGCTCGCGTCGAGGTGGAAGTGCGCTGGCTGCAAAAGCTCTCCAAGCATCCGGAAATTTCCGAAGTGCCGGCTTTTGATGGCGAAGCCAGTCAGCTCCTGGACGATATTGTGGCCAAGTTTTCCGTGGAGGACGCGGCGCGCATCAAGGAGATCGAGCGCACCACCAACCACGATGTGAAAGCTGTGGAGTACTTCCTCAAGGAGAAAGTCAGCGCAAATGCCCAGCTGGCAGCAGTGAACGAATTCATCCATTTTGCCTGCACCTCGGAGGACATCAACAATCTGTCCCATGCCCTGATGCTCCGTGCCGGTCGCGACCAGGTGCTACTGCCGGCAATGAACCAGATTATCAGTGAGATCGCTGACCTCGCGAAGAAGTTTGCCGAGATTCCGATGCTGTCCCGCACCCACGGCCAGACAGCCAGCCCCACCACCGTCGGTAAAGAATTTGCCAACGTGGTCGCTCGCCTGCGCCGCCAGATCAAGCAGATTCACGATGTCGAGCTGCTTGGCAAGATCAATGGTGCGGTCGGCAACTACAACGCACACCTTTCCGCGTATCCCGAGGTCGATTGGGCCACCAATGCCGAGGAGTTCGTCACCTCCCTTGGCCTGACCTGGAATCCCTACACCACACAGATCGAACCGCACGATTACATCGCCGAACTGTTCGATGCCATCGCCCGTTTCAATACCATCCTGATCGATTTTGACCGGGATATCTGGGGTTACATCTCACTGGGATACTTCAAGCAGAAGGTCGTTGCCGGCGAAGTCGGCTCGTCCACCATGCCGCACAAGGTCAATCCCATCGATTTTGAAAACTCCGAGGGTAATCTGGGCCTGGCAAACGCGGTGTTCCAGCACCTGGCGTCAAAACTGCCGGTCTCCCGCTGGCAGCGCGACCTCACTGACTCCACTGTCTTGCGCAATATGGGTGTCGGCGCCGGTTACGCGGTCATCGCCTATGCCGCGACCCTCAAAGGTCTCGGCAAGCTGGAGATCAATCTCGACCGTCTCGCAGAAGATCTGGACAACGCATGGGAGGTCCTCGCCGAGCCGATCCAGACCGTGATGCGTCGTTACAACATTGAAGAGCCTTACGAAAAGCTGAAGGCACTGACCCGGGGCCAGGGTATCACCCAGGAGACTTTGAAAACGTTCATCGACGGACTGGAAATTCCCGACGATGCCAAGAAGGACCTTTACGCGCTGACCCCAGCCTCCTATATCGGCAATGCCGTTGAACAGGCAAAGCGCATCTAA
- the hflD gene encoding high frequency lysogenization protein HflD translates to MSKWREQALALAAVFQSAVMVERLAKTGTAPQEELETAVFSLFQLSPERTEDVFGGAEKVLPGLKVARQLLKTRRHPEYTDCLRYVLSLLYLQRQLSKKSDLLSIIGSRLEKAKVQAEHFSLTHENVFSNLATIYSDTLSTFRFRIQVLGDFNYLQQQRIANQIRTMLFAGVRAATLWRQLGGSRMHLIFQRRKLLAATEELIAQLESPNT, encoded by the coding sequence TTGAGCAAGTGGCGGGAACAGGCGCTGGCGCTGGCGGCCGTATTCCAGTCGGCGGTGATGGTGGAACGTCTGGCAAAGACCGGAACGGCCCCTCAGGAAGAGCTTGAAACAGCTGTGTTCAGCTTATTCCAGCTGAGCCCGGAGCGGACCGAAGACGTCTTCGGCGGGGCGGAAAAGGTCCTGCCCGGCCTGAAAGTCGCCAGGCAGTTACTCAAGACCCGCCGCCACCCGGAGTACACGGATTGCCTGCGTTACGTGCTGTCGCTGTTGTACCTGCAGCGGCAGCTCAGTAAAAAAAGCGACCTGCTGTCGATCATCGGCTCAAGACTGGAGAAGGCCAAGGTACAGGCGGAGCACTTTTCTCTTACCCACGAGAATGTGTTCTCCAACCTCGCTACCATTTACAGCGACACTCTCAGTACCTTCCGTTTTCGAATCCAGGTGCTCGGCGACTTCAACTATCTGCAGCAGCAGCGGATAGCCAACCAGATCCGCACCATGCTCTTTGCCGGCGTCCGCGCCGCTACGCTCTGGCGCCAGCTCGGGGGCAGTCGCATGCACCTGATCTTCCAGCGCAGGAAATTGCTCGCCGCGACTGAAGAACTCATCGCGCAACTAGAATCACCCAATACCTGA
- a CDS encoding GNAT family N-acetyltransferase, whose product MAEFEIAVADWDRDLDAIRMVRETVFIREQKVDPAIEWDDQETSAAHFLVRLEGEPVATGRLTSKGKIGRMAVLPAFRGRGLGLRLLEAICNYARSRGLHHVFLHAQCHAQDFYAKSGFQPVGGEFEEADIPHIKMERSFD is encoded by the coding sequence ATGGCGGAGTTCGAAATTGCGGTGGCGGACTGGGATCGGGACCTGGATGCCATTCGCATGGTTCGAGAGACCGTATTTATCCGCGAGCAGAAGGTCGACCCCGCGATCGAGTGGGATGATCAGGAGACGAGTGCAGCTCACTTTCTCGTGCGGCTCGAAGGTGAGCCGGTCGCCACTGGCCGTCTTACCAGCAAAGGAAAAATAGGCCGCATGGCTGTGCTACCCGCCTTTCGGGGTAGGGGTCTCGGGCTGCGCCTGCTGGAAGCAATTTGCAACTATGCGCGAAGCCGGGGGCTGCACCATGTGTTCCTCCACGCCCAGTGTCATGCACAGGACTTCTACGCCAAATCCGGTTTTCAGCCCGTCGGCGGAGAGTTCGAGGAAGCAGACATTCCTCATATCAAAATGGAGCGAAGCTTTGATTGA
- the mnmA gene encoding tRNA 2-thiouridine(34) synthase MnmA yields MSATNTSTPKKRVIVGMSGGVDSSVAALLLIQQGYEVEGLFMKNWDEDDGTEYCTAKADLADAEAVCKRLGIKLHTANFAAEYWDHVFEYFLAEYKAGRTPNPDILCNREIKFKVFLEYAEMLGADLIATGHYARRKDIDGRTYLLKGLDNNKDQSYFLHAVGEAEFARSLFPLGELEKPEVRRIAEENGFITHDKKDSTGICFIGERRFKDFLEQYLPAQPGEIETPEGKSMGRHAGLMYHTIGQRQGLGIGGVKGAGDAPWYVVGKDLDRNVLIVAQGAHHPLLYATGLEASQTHWINGAAPAPQFRARAKTRYRQPDQDCQVKVETNGSLTVHFDQPQRAITPGQSLVLYDGEICLGGAVIERATGIGVDVNR; encoded by the coding sequence ATGTCAGCGACCAATACCTCCACCCCGAAAAAACGCGTCATCGTCGGCATGTCCGGCGGTGTGGATTCCTCCGTAGCGGCCCTGTTGCTGATCCAGCAGGGTTATGAGGTGGAGGGGCTGTTCATGAAGAACTGGGACGAGGACGACGGCACTGAATATTGCACCGCCAAGGCCGACCTGGCGGATGCCGAAGCGGTCTGCAAGCGCCTCGGGATCAAGCTGCACACGGCAAATTTTGCCGCGGAATACTGGGATCATGTCTTCGAGTATTTTCTGGCGGAGTACAAGGCCGGCCGTACACCCAACCCCGATATCCTCTGCAACCGGGAGATCAAGTTCAAGGTTTTCCTCGAGTATGCAGAAATGCTCGGTGCTGACCTGATCGCCACGGGCCATTATGCGCGCCGCAAGGACATCGACGGGCGAACGTACCTGCTGAAGGGCCTCGACAACAACAAGGACCAGAGCTATTTCCTGCATGCCGTGGGCGAAGCGGAGTTTGCCCGGTCCCTCTTCCCTCTCGGCGAGCTTGAAAAGCCGGAAGTGCGCCGTATCGCGGAGGAAAACGGGTTCATCACCCACGACAAGAAAGACAGCACCGGTATCTGCTTTATCGGTGAACGCCGTTTTAAGGATTTCCTTGAACAGTATCTGCCGGCTCAGCCCGGTGAAATCGAGACCCCGGAAGGGAAAAGCATGGGTCGTCATGCCGGACTGATGTACCACACCATCGGGCAACGCCAGGGTCTCGGTATCGGCGGCGTGAAAGGTGCGGGCGACGCGCCCTGGTATGTGGTTGGCAAGGACCTGGATCGTAATGTGCTCATCGTGGCTCAGGGCGCTCACCATCCCCTGCTCTACGCGACGGGCCTCGAGGCGAGCCAGACCCACTGGATCAATGGCGCTGCCCCGGCACCGCAGTTCCGGGCACGGGCAAAGACCCGCTACCGCCAGCCGGATCAGGACTGCCAGGTGAAGGTGGAAACCAACGGCAGCCTGACCGTCCACTTTGATCAACCACAGCGCGCCATCACCCCCGGCCAGTCACTGGTGCTTTACGATGGTGAAATTTGTCTCGGTGGTGCCGTGATTGAGCGCGCCACCGGTATCGGTGTCGATGTGAATCGCTAG